The following coding sequences are from one Gossypium hirsutum isolate 1008001.06 chromosome A12, Gossypium_hirsutum_v2.1, whole genome shotgun sequence window:
- the LOC121211428 gene encoding chitin-binding lectin 1 yields MKICYVGKATKIFIFIVTVLVVLGLVLGLGLFRHALQKSHNCSGDSCPSSIVFPTPNTPPSSSSSSPNPPPPPPPPPPPFIWSSNQPPPPASNNPPTGDLTPPPQPPNTNPNTPPQFPPPPPSSTAVLAAPPYNQPTPVLVAPGPVHA; encoded by the coding sequence ATGAAGATATGTTATGTGGGGAAAGCAACAAAGATCTTCATTTTCATAGTGACAGTGTTGGTGGTTTTGGGACTCGTCTTGGGACTCGGCCTGTTTCGTCACGCCCTCCAAAAGTCTCACAATTGTTCCGGCGACTCTTGCCCTTCTTCCATTGTCTTCCCCACTCCTAATACACCaccttcctcttcctcttcctctccCAACCCTCCTCCCCCTCCCCCTCCCCCTCCCCCTCCCTTCATTTGGTCTTCTAACCAGCCTCCCCCACCTGCGTCCAATAACCCACCAACTGGCGACCTTACTCCTCCACCACAGCCTCCTAACACGAACCCAAATACCCCACCACAATTTCCTCCTCCACCGCCTTCTTCAACTGCAGTCTTGGCTGCTCCACCCTACAATCAACCCACTCCGGTACTGGTGGCTCCAGGTCCTGTGCATGCTTAG